ACAAGACGCTGAGAAATCTCGACTAAAAAGACCATGTTTTTGGAACGTTCAAGTTGCCTTTCCCTCTGCGCAGTGCCCTCAATCGTGCTCTCGATGACTTTGCGGCGTTTGTGGCGAAATGCTTCGGTAGCAAAACCACCACTACCGCCCGCCGGATCAAGAACGGCGTCCGTGATACTCGGATTAAGCATATGAACCATTGCTCTTACGACTAAACGGTTCGTGAAGAACTGGCCTTGTTGCCTTTTAAGCACAGAATGTGTGAACTGCTCATAAGCGGCAACCATAAGATCCCACTCATCAGCATCATCACCGCGGCTGATGAACGTATAGCGTTGCAAAACCGAGGCAGCCTCGATCAGAGTTGAGTCACCTACGGATATATCTTCATGAGCGTCAAACACATTCGGATAGGAATCAGCATATTCGCCAAAAAGAGCACGGATCTCTTTCGCAACCTGTTTTCTTCCATCTTCAGATGCATATTGTTTAGCCGTAATCCAAAACTTTGGATACTTGTCAGGGGAGGCATTGGACTCGTCCTGAATTTTCGCAAGGAGGATGCGAACCATATCCATAGTCAGTATTTTGCTGAAAGAAAGGCAATCGAATCGACCAAACTAGCTACCGTTACCGATGGTAAAGGTAGTGTGTTCTGGCATACGCAAGGCAGCGGTAAATCGCTGTCAATGGTATTCTATTCTCATCTGCTTCAGGAAGCCTTGGATAGCCCAACGATTGTTGTGCTGGCCGACAGAAACAACCTGGACGATTATCTTTTCGGACAGTTAGCAAAGTGCAAGGATTTCTTGCGTCAGGACCCGATGCACGCTCAGAGTCGTGAGAATCTGCGTGATCTCCTTGCCGGTCGTCAGGCAAACGGTATTATCTTTAGAACAATAAAAAGTGGTTTGCGTTGGTGGTTGAAGTCAATGCAAAAAAGCTGGGATTGCAAGAAGATAAAACGGTTGATGCTCTGAACATCAAGTGCGATCCGATGATGATAGGTTCACTGCGTATGAAAGAGGGATTCTTCCCCGCCTACCACATGAACAAAGAGAATTGGATCAGCATTCTTCTCGATAGTACAGTCTCGGCAGATGAAATCAAGCCCTTGCTGGAATTGAGTTATCAACTGACCCGGTAACGCAGACGAAACGGCAGATGGGTTTTAGGAGGTGCGATATGCAGATACATTATTTTCAGAGATACCACTCCAAAGAGAATGTGGATACCTCAAACACCATGCTGATGCTCTCTCGTTTGTATAACTATAACGCTGATAAGTTCTTTTCTATGCTGAACAGCCTTATTCTTGGAGAGGACGAAAGCCCGGAAATCACCTTTGATTTGCAGGTCGTTGGTGACGATAGTGTTCCGGATGCGGTTATCAGCCAAAAGAGCTTCAAAATAGTGGTGGAAACAAAGCTCTACAATCAGTTTTATAAGCAGCAGCTTGTAAATCATCTGGAGCAGTTTGGTGCTGAGGATATAAAGGTTTTGCTCACCCTTGACCCCAAGCCGATGAAACCGCAACTGTTTGATGAACTGGCGGTTGAACTGAAAAAGTATAATAGCGAAAATGCAACTCGGCTTATCCATCCGATTAAGCACGTCAACTTGACATTCGAGCAGCTTATGGACGCTATGGAGGATATTGTTGACGACAGAGATACGGAGATCATCGCCGTTTTAGACGATTTCAAGAAGTATTGCTTTGATGAAAAGCTGATACCGGATGGCTATAAATGGATGAGAGCAACCGTAGCCAGTACAACTTTTCAGGATAATATGGATTTGGATTTGTTCTATGACCGGGAGTCCCGCAACTTCTCAGAACATGGATATATCGGCTTGTATAAGGACAAGAGTATCCGTGCCATTGGTAAGCTGAAAAAAACCGTCATCGCAGTTGAAAATAACGGCAGCATGACCTATCGTGCCGAAAGCGGAGCCGAACCTACCACAGATGAGATTGAACGCATCAACGAGGCAATCCGTCGTGCAGATAATTATGGCTATAACCTTCGAACGATTAGCCATAGATATTTCATCGTTGAAAAGTTCTACCCGATGGACTTTAGAAAAAGCAGTAAGAATCCGATTCAGAAAAGCAAGTTATTCAATCTTGCTGATATGTTCGGATATAAAACAATGCCTGACACCGATGTGATCGCAAATGATCTGAACGGTCGGACTTGGGAGGAGTTTTAATCCGATTCGGAAGGAGGTCACAATGGAGTATTTAGAGCAAGTACACTTATTCGCCACAAAGTGGATTGAGAAATTCAGAGATCAAAAAATCAGCTACATAGAGCTGGTTGACCATTACTTGGCTGATGATTGTCAGGCATTGGGATTCCAGATGGATTGCGGCCATGCCTTTTCAGAAAAATATGGCGATGCAGCAAGCAGTTGTGATGCGCTAAATCGTATCATTGACGAGGTTACGGACATTAAACTGCTTGGATCGGCAATCTATTCCCAATGGCGATATTTTAATCATTGGGCATTCGATGCAGCAGCCATCTTGAACACTGAAAATCGTTCGTGGTTTATTCTGGCATTGAGCCGACTTGCCCTGCTTTCTGGCGAGAACCCCTTCCTGTTCAAAGGAGCTTAGAAAGAATCGACTGGTTTCCAACCGGCTTGGTTATGGGCCTTGCCCGGAACCAGACGAAGAAGTTGAACAGCATATAACCATCAAATCTACCGGAGAACATACAAGAACTCCAACCAAGTACGAGCTCTGATTTTTGTAACATCGAGACTCACTGGTGTGGTAGTGGTGTAGTAGCACCACCTTCAAGCCCGAAAAACCTTGATATTACAGGGAATTTTAGAGATTTCTACAAATAATGCCGTGACACACAAATAAAATTCATTTCATAAATTCCCTATCTCTCATTATTCATTTATAACGCGGGGCACCTCACAGTCAATTATTGACAAGAGAATAAATAGTTTTAAAAAGAAATTGAAAAGAATACGAAGTGCTTAGATGGGGCGAAAGTAAAACAAAGCAACCAGTAATGAAGCAACAGAGAAAATCCATGCAATTCCAATACCAATCAAAGCGAGCGATTTAATGACGGCATGTTCTTGAAAAAATTTCAAACGTTTAGAGATTCGCCTTTTGTCGTAAAAGGCAAACAGAATAAAGAAGCAAAACGGAACGAAACCAATTATATAAATGGCAACATTAAATGCAAAATCTGCCGTCGGAGTTGAACTGACAGAAGGTGGCTGAGGAACAAAAGCAAGCTTGCAGCAAACATAAAACAAGACAATGAAAAGGACAACCAGAAATGCGTTCCAAATG
This portion of the Phoenicibacter congonensis genome encodes:
- a CDS encoding MmcQ/YjbR family DNA-binding protein; protein product: MVEVNAKKLGLQEDKTVDALNIKCDPMMIGSLRMKEGFFPAYHMNKENWISILLDSTVSADEIKPLLELSYQLTR
- a CDS encoding DEAD/DEAH box helicase family protein; translated protein: MFSRNPKLWILVRGGIGLVLNFRKEDANHIHSQYFAERKAIESTKLATVTDGKGSVFWHTQGSGKSLSMVFYSHLLQEALDSPTIVVLADRNNLDDYLFGQLAKCKDFLRQDPMHAQSRENLRDLLAGRQANGIIFRTIKSGLRWWLKSMQKSWDCKKIKRLML